A genomic segment from Gemmatimonadota bacterium encodes:
- a CDS encoding universal stress protein, with the protein MYRSILLPLDGSPLAETAARPALEIARRCGARVHIVHVALDETPFGWSMLPAEEGARDYLQGIADRIGVSLGREPLLTTISTGGRGMRRRARAVAESLVTYAEVERVDLIVMASHRRSAVGRAIVGSVGDLMLRLSPRPVLLVGAEPRWPEEWTSTPPGVLVALDGSARGESVLAPAADLARGIGARLIVARVCQPTVEAGLPIRLLGAPPTDDDGSWLADEEAYLEEVVAGLAADDLDVTTRAALGWSVVNEILAIAEEEGAGVIALAGWGTGGFGRLLFGSVTTDAVQSTSRPILVAPTGDGAGGISRSLVHAASACHPAPDQNGGSIDE; encoded by the coding sequence ATGTACCGAAGCATCCTGCTTCCGTTGGACGGATCGCCTCTCGCGGAAACGGCCGCGCGGCCCGCGCTGGAGATCGCGCGGCGTTGCGGCGCGAGAGTGCACATCGTCCACGTCGCCCTCGACGAGACTCCATTCGGGTGGTCCATGCTGCCGGCCGAGGAAGGAGCCCGCGACTACCTGCAGGGCATCGCGGACCGTATCGGCGTGTCACTGGGAAGGGAGCCACTGCTCACCACGATAAGCACCGGCGGCCGCGGCATGCGCCGTCGCGCCCGCGCGGTCGCCGAGTCCCTGGTCACGTACGCCGAGGTCGAGAGAGTCGACCTGATCGTCATGGCTTCGCACAGGCGGTCAGCCGTGGGGCGGGCGATCGTGGGCAGCGTTGGAGACCTGATGCTCCGCTTGTCGCCGAGACCGGTGCTGTTGGTGGGCGCCGAACCACGCTGGCCGGAGGAGTGGACCTCGACGCCTCCCGGCGTCCTGGTGGCGCTGGACGGATCCGCTCGGGGAGAGAGCGTGCTCGCGCCGGCGGCGGACCTCGCCCGGGGCATCGGCGCCCGACTGATCGTGGCTCGCGTGTGCCAGCCCACGGTGGAGGCCGGTCTGCCCATTCGACTTCTCGGCGCACCCCCGACAGACGACGACGGATCGTGGCTGGCCGACGAGGAGGCGTACCTGGAAGAGGTGGTCGCCGGGTTGGCGGCCGACGACCTGGACGTTACGACGCGGGCCGCCCTGGGCTGGTCGGTGGTCAACGAGATCCTGGCCATCGCCGAAGAGGAGGGAGCCGGCGTGATAGCTCTCGCCGGGTGGGGCACCGGCGGCTTCGGCCGTCTGCTGTTCGGCAGCGTGACGACCGACGCCGTGCAGTCCACCAGTCGGCCGATCCTCGTCGCCCCCACGGGCGATGGCGCCGGCGGCATATCGCGCTCGTTGGTCCACGCGGCTTCCGCCTGCCATCCCGCACCCGATCAGAATGGCGGATCAATCGATGAATGA
- a CDS encoding glucoamylase family protein has translation MSAAAGPTPLEAAEIGKAARLASGQDVTDRSGSYRRFDRRVQALASGLARARDHLLTAATPVLETRGSEWLLDNFYLVREATTLVRRQLPRPFYNRLPTLREGALRGEPRVQAIAAHMIDGLGEPFSPESAADWLADYQTVKPLRLAELWALPTMLRFSALERLLAATHRLFGGAHVPAIDSRPSSELESLSDAVGRYVESLRVLSVVDWRSFVESSSLVHGTLDAEPAGVYGRSDFATRDRYRHAIEEMSVWGAREETELAGAAVDRSRRASREEERHVGAWLMDPDLRLGLEADLGIRAPARVRLGRFLANHAFALYMVGVAAVTLAVLLALVPTSLGRGWVPTALATVLAAIPASAVAVAVANAVTARIAAPRRLCKLHPARLPDHARTLVVTPVLIASPDDVHAALHQLEINYQGNSGALFSFALLTDFADADAQHLEGEAETLDVLREGVARLNRIYEAGTEGPFFALHRARTWNGVEDRWMGWERKRGKLVELNDRILGRPSSLEILEGSPGRLDAIRYVLTLDADTLLPKGTAARLVGALAHPLNRARFDEDGAVISGYTVLQPRVETAPPSARRTQFARLMQRGFGLDLYTHAASDVYQDLFGEGIFAGKGLYDVAAFQRSTEGRVPENAILSHDLLEGLFGRAGLISDVVVLENYPGRVSEYLDRLHRWVRGDWQLVPWLGRRVPSRSGQRVRSGFSGLDRWKIADNLRRSLTGSSLLLLLVAGWTVLPGSVERWTIVFFALFVAPAILSSLGSRTWGALLRRGSFRRPIWRSGFTGALRWGLNLALLPAQTVTEADAVARATTRVYITNRRRLEWVTSARMRHSTVRRGRKWAALAPGPALAVVGALASAGYGGAGLATLALLLLWTLSPAILKAASKEGRLPARDLDAHAQLQLRLLSRRTWRYFSRYLTPQDNWLPPDNVQEEPALVAHRTSPTNIGFGALSVLCGLDLGYTTPARAAATLSNLFDSLAGLERYRGHFLNWYSTQDLAPLEPRYVSTVDSGNLAASLLTLSRGLGDIPDSVVPRDAERRGLADSVRVLAEELTDAAEEGSLAVLEAWVRRLEVFADGVETWDQSAPWSATFAEVADELVPAIETDLVEAAEADPTALSATTLRRLRASLGETRELAEHCHRDAVLVAPWIDYPSQLPEAIRSAASGHVTDFHWADLTALAREPVSLRALPERARLVRAGLESLDQAMERAGVPPGHDGRSLIHSWKADAAGAEAAARDLLFRLDALATEAERLFAEMDFTFLYDPHREVFRIGYDVSAGLPDGSHYDLLASEARLASYIAIARGDVPGRHWVHLRRPFRRRGGTVSLVSWSGTAFEYLMPLLFLRLERWSLIELACRTAVEAQRAFGGRNGIPWGISESAYAQTDAFGTYQYRAFGVPDLGLAPDLGQRLVVAPYASVLAIDLDPAAVVDNLAALQAEGMMGECGLYDAIDYGSPKRRRGRPGRIVHTYMAHHQGMILAALDNHLTDGVIRRRFEDHPGVESAKFLLYEQVPPRAIVQAWPRPADTAGIRRARTRHAVVEWQPRSGESPPAAVVLGHGSFSELIGADGSGGLRWKGRALSRWRPVSAACPDGWWIYLKDLDTGEVWSPTSAPAPAEAMAGQGEVTFGPHGVWFHRRRGSISARLGITIAPGMALEIRRLTLTNESDSARRFMVVSYGDIALAEPAAERRHPSFNKMFIASEFDEPTKTVLFQRRDAARGGAAWLAHSAVPLSPDTSFRGFDTDRGSFLGRGGSARAPKGLHGDVALAGSWGDAIDPACVLAWELDLPAGEVREIGFLTAAGTERSTVLSLLERFRSPHRLNWAAERARDRSEEEFQELGAPPRLAEAFSSLLSALARPYHAGRRRVDESADDSRIGALWGLGLSGDSPLVLVRVGAESDVHEVLVALRAHVFLAGRQVRLDTVILDDASTGYSPPLKAALDRAAESIGLGSRLTRAGRVVHVQTSRIAPEQRRRLERAAAVTIDASRSVEGQLLALRAAPPAPLPPFVPARRPLGSAAEDGAAVAPREDLRFDNGLGGFAQDGREYVIRLEPGASTPAPWINVLANPRFGCTVSESGAGFTWAENSSESRLTPWFGDPVTDPTGESLYVRDEETGRVWSPMPAPAGVSAPYVVRHRWGSTVFEHGSHALDQSVTIWVDREESAKVIQVELRNLGDWPRRLTCTYYARWVLGSDPVWTAPHIRTRLDPDADAILAYQAWTPEAAGRVAFLGSTERVHGATADREEFLDDGGAARPAALSRLGLAGTFGAGLDPCGALQIHVDLGPGEAKRVAFVLGSAPDDRGARRVLNHFRRPGALRRSLEGVERFWAATLGRTTVQTPDESMNLMLNGWLAYQTLSSRLYGRAALYQPGGAFGFRDQLQDVLAFLLDEPRLARSQILLAAAQQFREGDVLHWWHPDTGRGVRTRCSDDLLWLPFVVSEYLSATGDRRILDERVPFLMGPELAEDEGDRYDLFPSTPEAHSVYEHCVRAIERGWTEGPRGLPLMGSGDWNDALDRVGAGGTGTSVWLGWFLYRVAGDFAPVCAARGDDGRARAWRRRRSRLAQALEAAAWDGAWYRRGFFDDGSPIGSTDGTEAQIDSLTQSWAVLSGGARPDRAKVALRAVKERLVRRADRLVLLLAPPFQRTVPDPGYIQDYPAGARENGGQYSHAAAWVGLALAELGDGQGAHEVFRALNPVVRAATPADAATYRVEPYVVAADVHSGAGRVGRGGWTWYTGAAAWLRRLGLEWILGLRPRAGHLHIDPCIPASWNGFSIVHKRDGTRWEIDVLNPEHVSRGVVSVHLDGAEVPAGGIPLTSDGGTHSVRVVLGRSPEDIVDLAAADSFPASDSPPWTLGTNRG, from the coding sequence ATGAGTGCAGCCGCTGGACCGACTCCGCTGGAAGCCGCAGAGATCGGCAAGGCCGCCCGCCTGGCCTCGGGCCAGGACGTCACCGACCGGTCCGGCTCGTATCGTAGGTTCGATCGCAGGGTCCAGGCGCTGGCCTCCGGTCTGGCGCGCGCCCGCGATCATCTTCTCACCGCGGCCACCCCCGTGCTGGAAACGCGCGGGAGCGAGTGGCTGCTCGACAACTTCTACCTCGTCAGGGAAGCGACCACGCTGGTGCGCCGTCAGCTTCCGCGGCCGTTTTACAACCGATTGCCGACTCTGAGGGAAGGCGCTTTGCGCGGAGAGCCGAGGGTCCAAGCGATCGCCGCCCACATGATCGACGGGCTCGGCGAACCCTTTTCGCCCGAGTCCGCAGCCGACTGGCTCGCTGACTACCAGACCGTCAAGCCGCTTCGGCTGGCCGAGCTCTGGGCGCTGCCGACGATGTTGCGTTTTTCGGCGTTGGAGAGGCTTCTGGCTGCGACCCACCGGCTATTCGGTGGTGCCCATGTCCCGGCGATCGACTCGCGGCCGAGCTCCGAACTCGAAAGCCTGTCCGACGCGGTTGGGCGCTACGTCGAGAGCCTGCGTGTCCTCTCCGTCGTCGACTGGCGCTCGTTCGTGGAGAGTTCGAGCCTGGTGCACGGCACTTTGGACGCCGAGCCGGCCGGAGTCTATGGACGCTCGGACTTCGCTACCCGGGACCGTTACCGCCACGCGATCGAAGAGATGTCGGTATGGGGCGCACGCGAGGAGACGGAACTAGCCGGCGCGGCCGTCGACCGCTCCCGTCGGGCATCCAGAGAAGAGGAGCGCCACGTCGGTGCCTGGCTCATGGATCCCGACCTTCGCCTCGGCCTCGAGGCCGACCTGGGAATTCGGGCGCCTGCGCGCGTACGCCTGGGTCGTTTCCTCGCCAACCACGCCTTCGCGCTCTACATGGTCGGCGTCGCGGCGGTCACGCTGGCCGTGCTCCTCGCGCTCGTTCCCACGTCCCTCGGCCGCGGCTGGGTACCGACCGCGTTGGCGACGGTGCTCGCCGCCATCCCCGCGAGCGCGGTGGCGGTCGCGGTGGCCAACGCGGTGACCGCGCGGATCGCCGCCCCTCGGCGCCTGTGCAAATTGCACCCGGCTCGACTGCCCGATCACGCGCGCACGCTCGTCGTCACGCCCGTCCTGATAGCCAGCCCGGACGACGTGCACGCGGCGCTTCACCAACTGGAGATCAACTATCAGGGCAACTCCGGCGCGCTGTTCTCGTTCGCCCTGCTGACCGATTTCGCGGACGCCGACGCGCAGCACCTCGAGGGCGAAGCCGAGACCCTGGACGTTCTTCGCGAGGGAGTCGCCCGCCTGAACCGGATCTACGAAGCCGGCACCGAGGGACCATTCTTCGCACTGCACCGCGCTCGCACCTGGAACGGCGTCGAGGACCGCTGGATGGGGTGGGAGCGCAAACGCGGCAAGCTCGTCGAGCTGAACGACCGAATCCTCGGTCGCCCCTCGTCGCTGGAAATTCTCGAGGGGTCGCCGGGTCGCCTGGACGCGATCCGATACGTCCTCACCTTGGACGCCGACACGCTTCTGCCGAAGGGGACCGCCGCGCGCTTGGTCGGCGCCCTGGCTCACCCGCTCAATCGCGCTCGTTTCGACGAGGACGGCGCCGTTATCAGCGGCTACACGGTGCTTCAGCCTCGCGTGGAAACCGCGCCCCCCAGTGCACGACGCACCCAGTTCGCCCGTCTCATGCAGAGGGGGTTTGGGCTCGACCTTTACACGCACGCCGCATCAGACGTGTATCAGGATCTGTTCGGCGAGGGGATTTTCGCCGGCAAGGGGCTGTACGACGTGGCGGCCTTCCAGCGCAGCACCGAAGGTCGCGTTCCGGAAAACGCCATCCTCAGCCACGACTTGCTGGAGGGGCTGTTCGGCCGCGCCGGTCTGATCTCCGATGTCGTCGTGCTGGAGAACTATCCCGGTCGCGTCAGCGAGTATCTCGATCGGCTTCACCGCTGGGTTCGTGGCGACTGGCAGTTGGTGCCATGGCTTGGCCGCCGGGTGCCGTCGCGGAGCGGTCAGCGGGTGCGCTCCGGCTTCTCCGGGCTGGATCGCTGGAAGATCGCGGATAATCTCCGACGCAGCCTCACCGGCTCCAGCCTGCTTCTGCTGCTGGTGGCGGGTTGGACGGTTCTGCCCGGTTCCGTCGAGCGCTGGACGATCGTCTTCTTCGCGCTGTTCGTGGCTCCGGCGATCCTGTCCTCCCTCGGATCCAGGACCTGGGGCGCGCTTCTGCGGCGCGGCTCGTTTCGGCGGCCGATCTGGCGGTCAGGGTTCACCGGTGCCCTTCGCTGGGGTCTGAATCTCGCTCTCCTGCCCGCACAGACCGTCACCGAGGCAGACGCCGTCGCCCGCGCCACCACCCGCGTATACATCACGAATCGGCGACGGCTGGAATGGGTGACATCCGCCCGGATGCGGCATAGCACGGTTCGAAGAGGCCGTAAGTGGGCGGCGCTGGCGCCGGGACCGGCGCTGGCGGTGGTCGGGGCGCTGGCGAGCGCGGGCTACGGCGGGGCGGGGCTCGCCACCCTCGCCCTGCTGCTCCTGTGGACTCTCTCGCCAGCGATCCTGAAGGCGGCCAGCAAGGAAGGAAGGCTCCCGGCTCGTGACCTGGACGCGCACGCGCAGCTCCAGCTGCGTCTGCTCTCGAGACGAACCTGGCGGTATTTTTCGCGCTATCTGACGCCGCAGGACAACTGGCTTCCACCCGACAATGTCCAGGAGGAGCCGGCGCTCGTCGCGCACCGGACCTCGCCCACGAATATCGGCTTCGGCGCGCTCTCCGTGCTGTGCGGTCTGGATCTGGGGTATACCACCCCGGCGCGAGCCGCCGCGACGCTGTCGAACCTGTTCGACTCGCTGGCCGGGCTCGAGCGGTATCGGGGGCACTTCCTGAACTGGTACAGCACCCAGGATCTCGCGCCGCTGGAGCCCCGGTACGTCTCGACGGTCGACAGCGGCAATCTCGCCGCCTCGCTGCTTACGCTATCGCGTGGGCTAGGGGACATCCCGGATAGCGTCGTCCCCCGGGACGCTGAGCGTCGGGGGCTCGCGGACTCGGTGCGTGTCCTGGCCGAGGAGCTCACCGACGCCGCAGAAGAGGGATCGCTGGCCGTTCTCGAGGCCTGGGTGCGGCGACTCGAGGTGTTCGCCGACGGCGTGGAGACTTGGGATCAGTCGGCTCCGTGGAGCGCCACCTTCGCGGAGGTGGCGGATGAGCTCGTGCCGGCGATCGAGACCGACCTGGTCGAGGCGGCGGAGGCCGACCCCACTGCGCTGTCGGCTACCACCCTGCGCCGGCTCCGTGCCTCGCTGGGCGAGACGCGTGAGCTCGCCGAACACTGCCACCGGGACGCCGTTCTCGTCGCTCCCTGGATCGACTATCCGTCGCAACTTCCAGAGGCGATCCGCTCCGCGGCTTCGGGCCACGTTACCGACTTTCACTGGGCCGACCTCACGGCGCTCGCCCGGGAGCCCGTGTCGCTCCGCGCGTTGCCCGAGAGGGCGCGGCTGGTGAGGGCCGGGCTGGAGTCCCTGGACCAGGCCATGGAGCGCGCTGGAGTCCCCCCCGGGCACGACGGCCGATCCTTGATCCACAGCTGGAAGGCGGATGCGGCGGGCGCCGAGGCCGCCGCGAGAGACCTCCTCTTCCGCCTGGATGCGCTGGCGACGGAGGCCGAACGCCTGTTTGCCGAGATGGACTTCACCTTCCTCTACGACCCTCACCGAGAGGTCTTCCGCATCGGCTACGATGTGTCCGCGGGGTTGCCCGACGGATCCCACTACGACCTGCTCGCTTCCGAGGCTCGCCTGGCCAGCTACATTGCCATCGCTCGGGGAGACGTGCCCGGGCGCCACTGGGTCCACCTGCGAAGACCGTTCCGGCGCAGGGGCGGTACGGTGAGCCTCGTCTCGTGGAGCGGGACGGCGTTCGAGTACCTCATGCCGCTGCTCTTCCTGCGGCTCGAGCGGTGGTCCCTCATCGAACTCGCCTGCCGAACGGCCGTCGAGGCCCAGCGGGCCTTCGGTGGTCGCAACGGCATCCCCTGGGGAATCTCCGAATCCGCCTACGCCCAGACGGATGCGTTCGGCACCTATCAGTATCGCGCGTTCGGAGTCCCGGACCTGGGCCTCGCACCCGATCTCGGACAACGGCTCGTCGTCGCTCCGTACGCGTCCGTCCTGGCGATCGATCTCGATCCGGCGGCGGTCGTGGACAACCTGGCCGCGCTGCAGGCCGAGGGGATGATGGGGGAGTGCGGTCTGTACGACGCGATCGACTATGGGTCTCCGAAGCGTCGACGCGGGCGGCCGGGCCGGATCGTCCATACCTACATGGCGCATCACCAGGGCATGATCCTCGCCGCGCTGGACAACCATCTCACTGACGGGGTGATCAGAAGGCGGTTCGAGGACCACCCCGGGGTCGAGTCGGCGAAGTTTCTGCTGTACGAGCAGGTGCCGCCTAGAGCGATCGTCCAGGCGTGGCCGCGCCCGGCGGATACGGCGGGCATCCGCAGAGCACGAACCCGTCACGCCGTGGTCGAGTGGCAACCCCGATCCGGGGAGAGCCCCCCCGCGGCGGTCGTCCTGGGCCACGGGTCGTTCAGCGAGCTGATCGGGGCCGACGGCTCGGGGGGGCTCCGTTGGAAGGGGCGGGCCCTCTCCCGCTGGCGGCCCGTTTCCGCCGCGTGTCCCGACGGGTGGTGGATCTACCTGAAGGATCTGGACACCGGCGAGGTATGGAGTCCGACGTCGGCCCCCGCTCCCGCCGAGGCGATGGCCGGGCAGGGCGAGGTTACGTTTGGCCCGCACGGCGTTTGGTTCCACCGGCGTCGTGGCTCCATATCGGCCCGGCTGGGCATCACGATCGCTCCGGGAATGGCCCTGGAGATACGCCGGCTGACGCTGACGAACGAGTCGGATTCGGCTCGCCGATTCATGGTGGTCAGTTACGGAGACATCGCGCTGGCGGAGCCCGCCGCGGAGCGTCGACATCCGTCGTTCAACAAGATGTTCATCGCCTCCGAATTCGATGAACCGACGAAGACAGTGCTCTTCCAGCGCCGGGACGCCGCGCGTGGGGGGGCGGCTTGGCTGGCACACAGCGCGGTTCCGCTCTCTCCTGACACGTCGTTTCGCGGCTTCGACACGGACCGGGGGAGCTTTCTGGGGCGCGGCGGGAGCGCCCGCGCGCCGAAGGGGTTGCACGGCGACGTGGCCCTGGCGGGCTCGTGGGGTGACGCCATCGATCCCGCCTGCGTGCTCGCCTGGGAACTCGACCTGCCGGCGGGCGAGGTGCGAGAAATCGGATTCCTGACCGCTGCGGGAACCGAAAGATCCACCGTCCTGAGTCTGCTCGAGCGCTTCCGCTCCCCTCATCGCCTGAACTGGGCCGCCGAGCGCGCACGCGATCGCAGCGAGGAGGAGTTCCAGGAGCTCGGAGCGCCACCGAGGCTCGCCGAGGCGTTCTCTTCGCTCCTGTCGGCGTTGGCCCGGCCCTACCACGCGGGCCGCAGGCGGGTGGACGAAAGCGCAGACGACTCACGAATCGGCGCGCTATGGGGACTCGGCCTTTCGGGAGATAGCCCGCTGGTCCTCGTCCGAGTAGGCGCAGAAAGCGATGTGCACGAGGTACTCGTTGCGCTGCGCGCGCACGTATTCTTGGCTGGCCGCCAAGTGCGCCTGGACACGGTCATCCTGGACGATGCCAGCACCGGATACAGCCCACCGCTGAAGGCCGCGCTCGATCGCGCGGCCGAGTCGATCGGGCTCGGCTCCCGCCTGACGCGGGCCGGGAGGGTGGTCCACGTGCAGACATCCCGGATCGCGCCGGAGCAGAGAAGGCGGCTGGAGCGCGCGGCGGCGGTTACGATCGACGCCTCGAGATCGGTCGAGGGCCAACTCCTGGCGCTCCGCGCGGCTCCCCCGGCGCCGCTTCCGCCGTTCGTTCCGGCTCGCCGGCCTCTCGGCTCAGCCGCCGAGGACGGCGCGGCTGTCGCACCTCGAGAGGACCTGCGCTTCGACAACGGCCTGGGTGGGTTCGCCCAGGACGGCAGGGAGTACGTCATCCGACTCGAGCCCGGCGCGTCGACGCCGGCCCCGTGGATCAACGTGCTGGCGAATCCGCGCTTCGGTTGCACTGTCTCCGAGTCCGGGGCCGGGTTCACCTGGGCCGAAAACAGCTCGGAGAGCCGCTTGACGCCGTGGTTTGGGGACCCCGTGACCGATCCGACCGGCGAATCGCTGTACGTGAGAGACGAGGAAACGGGTCGCGTGTGGAGCCCAATGCCGGCGCCCGCGGGGGTTTCCGCGCCCTACGTCGTCCGGCACCGTTGGGGCTCCACGGTCTTCGAGCATGGCTCCCACGCCCTGGACCAGAGCGTCACGATCTGGGTGGACAGGGAGGAGTCGGCGAAGGTTATCCAAGTGGAGCTGCGGAACCTCGGGGACTGGCCGAGAAGGCTGACCTGCACCTACTACGCGCGCTGGGTCCTGGGCTCGGATCCTGTCTGGACGGCCCCCCACATCCGCACCCGACTCGATCCCGACGCCGACGCGATACTCGCATACCAAGCGTGGACGCCCGAGGCTGCTGGGCGCGTTGCCTTCTTGGGGTCCACGGAGCGCGTACACGGCGCCACGGCGGACCGGGAGGAGTTCCTCGACGACGGCGGCGCGGCGCGGCCGGCCGCGTTGAGCCGTTTGGGCCTGGCGGGCACGTTCGGCGCGGGTCTGGATCCCTGCGGCGCGCTCCAGATCCACGTCGACCTCGGGCCGGGAGAGGCCAAGCGCGTGGCGTTCGTGCTCGGTAGCGCGCCCGACGATCGCGGGGCCCGCCGCGTCCTGAACCACTTCCGAAGACCCGGTGCGCTGAGACGGTCGCTGGAGGGTGTCGAGCGCTTCTGGGCGGCCACGCTCGGGCGCACGACGGTCCAGACTCCGGACGAGAGCATGAACCTGATGCTGAACGGGTGGCTGGCCTATCAGACGCTTTCCAGTCGCCTGTACGGGCGGGCGGCGCTGTATCAGCCGGGTGGGGCGTTCGGCTTTCGGGATCAGCTTCAGGACGTGCTCGCCTTCCTGCTGGATGAGCCGCGGCTCGCGCGGTCCCAGATTCTGCTCGCCGCCGCCCAGCAGTTTCGCGAGGGGGATGTCCTGCACTGGTGGCACCCCGACACCGGCCGCGGCGTCCGTACCCGGTGCAGCGACGACCTGCTGTGGCTGCCGTTCGTCGTATCGGAGTATCTGAGCGCGACCGGCGACCGCCGGATCCTCGATGAGCGCGTTCCGTTCCTGATGGGACCCGAGCTCGCCGAGGACGAGGGCGACCGGTACGACCTGTTTCCGTCCACCCCCGAGGCGCATTCCGTCTACGAACACTGCGTCAGGGCCATCGAGCGCGGTTGGACGGAAGGACCGCGCGGGCTCCCGCTGATGGGGTCGGGCGATTGGAACGACGCGCTGGACAGGGTCGGCGCGGGAGGAACGGGTACGAGCGTCTGGCTGGGTTGGTTCCTGTACCGCGTGGCCGGCGACTTCGCTCCCGTCTGCGCAGCGAGGGGCGACGATGGGCGGGCGCGCGCGTGGCGGAGGCGGCGCAGCCGGCTGGCGCAGGCGCTGGAGGCGGCCGCGTGGGACGGCGCGTGGTATCGGAGGGGCTTCTTCGACGACGGCTCGCCTATCGGATCCACGGACGGCACCGAGGCCCAGATCGACTCGCTCACCCAGTCGTGGGCAGTCCTTTCCGGGGGGGCACGTCCCGACCGCGCCAAGGTCGCCCTGCGCGCCGTGAAGGAGCGACTGGTTCGGCGCGCTGACCGCTTGGTGCTCCTGCTGGCGCCGCCTTTCCAACGGACCGTGCCCGACCCGGGCTATATCCAGGACTACCCGGCCGGTGCACGCGAGAACGGCGGGCAGTATAGCCACGCGGCGGCCTGGGTCGGGCTGGCGTTGGCGGAGCTCGGCGACGGCCAGGGTGCGCACGAGGTTTTCCGGGCATTGAATCCGGTCGTACGCGCGGCTACCCCCGCGGACGCCGCAACGTACCGGGTCGAGCCGTACGTCGTCGCCGCGGATGTGCACTCGGGTGCGGGGCGCGTCGGACGTGGTGGGTGGACCTGGTACACGGGAGCGGCCGCCTGGCTACGCAGATTGGGGTTGGAGTGGATCCTGGGCCTGCGGCCGCGGGCCGGCCACCTCCACATTGACCCCTGCATCCCGGCCTCGTGGAACGGCTTTTCGATCGTCCACAAACGTGACGGCACCCGCTGGGAGATCGACGTGCTGAACCCGGAACACGTTTCCAGGGGGGTCGTGTCGGTCCATCTCGACGGGGCCGAGGTGCCCGCTGGAGGGATCCCCCTGACGTCCGATGGAGGCACGCACTCCGTCCGCGTCGTGCTGGGCCGTTCCCCCGAGGACATCGTCGATCTGGCCGCCGCGGATTCGTTTCCCGCGAGTGACTCTCCCCCCTGGACGCTCGGCACGAACCGGGGCTGA
- a CDS encoding CBS domain-containing protein, whose protein sequence is MNVGEVCTRRLATVGPEDTVFTAARMMVDQNVGTVFVESSEGVPHGVLTDRDIVLRCVAAERDPQTVEVSDLMSSPVRTVDGEAAIEDALALMSEESVRRLAVIGDNGHLVGVLALDDVLDVIAEDAASIANILKAGRPRLAPAV, encoded by the coding sequence ATGAACGTCGGCGAGGTATGCACCCGGCGGCTGGCGACGGTGGGACCGGAAGACACGGTCTTCACCGCGGCACGCATGATGGTGGACCAGAACGTAGGCACGGTATTCGTGGAGTCCAGTGAAGGGGTGCCTCACGGGGTTCTTACCGATCGCGATATCGTGCTGCGCTGCGTCGCGGCGGAGCGCGACCCTCAGACGGTGGAGGTTTCCGATCTCATGTCCAGCCCGGTACGCACCGTGGACGGTGAGGCGGCCATCGAGGACGCGCTTGCACTCATGAGCGAGGAAAGCGTTCGGCGCCTGGCCGTGATCGGGGACAACGGCCATCTCGTCGGCGTGCTCGCCCTGGACGATGTCCTGGACGTGATCGCCGAAGACGCCGCTTCGATCGCCAACATCCTCAAGGCCGGAAGGCCGCGCCTGGCTCCTGCCGTCTAG